The following are from one region of the Rhizobacter sp. AJA081-3 genome:
- a CDS encoding GntR family transcriptional regulator, with translation MSLPRPRARSSPQRRVAPVLRVSGTLDQTVYDALFDAVMQGRLKPGQRLGEAGLCEQFQVSRTVVRQALRRLAESQIVEIVPNKGATVAAPGPEETREVFEARRAIEGAIMRAVAARIGALDLQRLQARLDAEHAALHEGDHGRWVSLAGGFHLALAQLCGNRVLQRLLTELMTRCSLIVALYEAPGEAACEHDEHQRIVELLGLRDGDGAAALMDQHLRALESRLALPRTAS, from the coding sequence ATGAGCCTGCCGCGGCCCCGCGCTCGCAGCAGCCCGCAGCGCCGCGTCGCGCCGGTGCTTCGCGTCAGCGGCACGCTGGACCAGACCGTCTACGACGCGCTGTTCGACGCCGTCATGCAGGGTCGCCTGAAGCCCGGCCAGCGGCTCGGCGAGGCGGGGTTGTGCGAGCAGTTCCAGGTCAGCCGCACCGTGGTGCGCCAGGCCCTTCGCCGGCTGGCCGAATCGCAGATCGTCGAGATCGTGCCGAACAAGGGCGCCACCGTGGCGGCTCCCGGTCCCGAAGAGACACGCGAGGTGTTCGAGGCGCGGCGCGCCATCGAAGGCGCCATCATGCGCGCCGTGGCGGCACGCATCGGTGCGCTCGACCTGCAGAGGCTGCAGGCGCGCCTGGATGCGGAGCATGCCGCGCTGCACGAAGGCGACCACGGCCGCTGGGTCTCGCTGGCCGGCGGCTTCCATCTCGCATTGGCGCAGTTGTGCGGCAACCGCGTGCTGCAGCGCCTGCTCACCGAGCTGATGACACGCTGCTCGCTGATCGTCGCGCTCTACGAGGCGCCGGGCGAGGCCGCGTGCGAACACGACGAGCACCAGCGCATCGTCGAGCTGCTCGGGCTGCGCGACGGCGACGGCGCGGCCGCGCTGATGGACCAGCACCTGCGCGCGCTCGAGTCGCGCCTGGCCCTGCCGC